A window of Aquitalea denitrificans contains these coding sequences:
- a CDS encoding YceI family protein, producing the protein MMKKALFAVAFSAFAGAALAAPVSYSVDPTHTVAQYDVRHLGFSVQSGSFTKAAGTVVLDTEAKKGSVDITIDTNSLQTFLAARDTHLKSKDFFNVAQFPTITFKSTDLKFAGDKLTAVNGNLTILGVTKPVTLTVTNFGGGKNPMSGQETYGANAETTIKRSDFGMKTFLPAIADDVTLKVAIEAVKAQ; encoded by the coding sequence ATGATGAAGAAAGCCCTGTTCGCCGTTGCGTTTTCCGCCTTTGCTGGTGCTGCCCTGGCTGCTCCGGTTAGCTACAGCGTGGATCCGACCCACACCGTAGCCCAGTACGATGTACGCCACCTTGGCTTCTCGGTACAGTCCGGTTCCTTTACCAAGGCGGCAGGTACCGTGGTGCTTGATACCGAAGCCAAGAAGGGTTCTGTCGATATCACCATCGACACCAATTCGCTGCAGACTTTCCTGGCTGCACGCGATACCCACTTGAAGAGCAAGGATTTCTTCAATGTGGCTCAGTTCCCCACCATCACCTTCAAGTCTACCGACCTGAAGTTTGCCGGTGACAAGCTGACCGCCGTAAATGGCAACCTGACCATCCTGGGCGTGACCAAGCCGGTTACCCTGACCGTGACCAACTTCGGTGGCGGCAAGAACCCGATGAGTGGCCAGGAAACCTACGGTGCCAATGCTGAAACCACCATCAAGCGTAGCGACTTTGGCATGAAGACCTTCCTGCCGGCCATTGCTGACGACGTGACCCTGAAAGTGGCCATCGAAGCCGTCAAGGCACAGTAA
- a CDS encoding YceI family protein: MKQLKLIPVALLLAAPLLQAAPLDAGKSQINFTMKQLNVPVTGSFKKFSGNVVLDLKKPEAGKADISIDTASISLPTAEAVGEAKKADWFNVAKFPTARFVSSSIKNLGGGKLQVAGKLSIKGNTRDVSAAFTARQEGTLTVVEGVLPVSRLAYKIGEGDWADTGTVADEVQIKFKVAIPAGK, encoded by the coding sequence ATGAAACAACTGAAACTGATTCCGGTAGCGCTGCTGCTGGCAGCCCCCCTGTTGCAGGCCGCTCCGCTGGACGCAGGCAAGAGCCAGATCAACTTCACCATGAAGCAGCTGAATGTGCCGGTGACTGGCAGCTTCAAAAAATTCAGCGGCAATGTGGTGCTTGACCTGAAAAAACCGGAAGCCGGCAAGGCTGATATCAGCATTGATACCGCCAGCATCAGCCTGCCCACCGCCGAAGCCGTGGGCGAGGCGAAAAAGGCCGACTGGTTCAATGTGGCCAAATTCCCCACTGCGCGTTTTGTCAGCAGCAGCATCAAGAATCTGGGCGGCGGCAAGCTGCAGGTTGCCGGCAAGCTGAGCATCAAGGGAAATACCCGTGATGTGAGCGCAGCGTTTACGGCTCGTCAGGAAGGTACGCTGACCGTGGTGGAAGGCGTGCTGCCGGTATCGCGACTGGCTTACAAGATTGGTGAGGGTGACTGGGCCGATACCGGCACGGTGGCCGACGAAGTGCAAATCAAGTTCAAAGTGGCCATCCCGGCCGGCAAATAA
- a CDS encoding cytochrome b, with product MKSNERYAVPAIVLHWLVAALIIATFIWGLVVAGMPLSPAKFKYIAWHKWAGITVLALVAVRLLVRVLKRPPELPAHMNGVERVLAHGGHLALYLLMFAVPLTGWLMSSAYGFPVVLFKLVQLPDLIAQDEQLAATLKSVHETLNWIMAACVVGHVLAAIKHHVIDKDGMLYRMSLRGPRQ from the coding sequence ATGAAATCGAATGAACGTTATGCCGTCCCTGCCATCGTACTGCACTGGCTGGTGGCTGCCCTGATCATCGCTACCTTCATCTGGGGGTTGGTGGTTGCCGGCATGCCGCTGTCACCGGCCAAGTTCAAATATATTGCCTGGCATAAGTGGGCAGGCATCACCGTGCTGGCACTGGTGGCAGTTCGCCTGCTGGTGCGTGTGCTGAAACGTCCGCCGGAATTGCCGGCGCACATGAATGGCGTTGAGCGGGTGCTGGCGCACGGTGGCCACCTGGCCTTGTATCTGCTGATGTTTGCCGTGCCGCTGACTGGCTGGCTGATGAGCTCGGCCTATGGTTTCCCGGTGGTGTTGTTCAAACTGGTGCAACTGCCGGATCTGATCGCCCAGGACGAACAGCTGGCCGCCACGCTGAAAAGCGTGCATGAAACCCTGAACTGGATCATGGCGGCCTGTGTTGTGGGGCATGTGCTTGCCGCTATCAAGCACCATGTCATTGACAAGGACGGCATGCTGTATCGCATGAGTCTGCGTGGCCCGCGTCAATAA
- a CDS encoding MarR family winged helix-turn-helix transcriptional regulator has protein sequence MSHAKKEPSLSVIRELARTFQAFEQLSAFHIRQMDLTPPQFDVVATLGNTPGMSCKELSEKTLITKGTLTGVIDRLIEKGIVSRCAQEQDRRSVMVALTPQGDALFQQVFPEHLAYMKTAFDLLEPSDMDVLCQQLERLRAAFNQVLEQKKHEIE, from the coding sequence ATGAGTCATGCAAAAAAGGAGCCGTCTCTGTCGGTCATTCGCGAGTTAGCCCGGACATTCCAGGCCTTTGAGCAATTGTCCGCTTTTCATATCCGGCAGATGGATCTCACCCCGCCGCAATTTGACGTGGTGGCGACACTGGGCAATACCCCAGGCATGAGCTGCAAGGAGTTGTCGGAGAAAACGCTGATCACCAAGGGCACACTGACCGGGGTGATTGATCGCCTGATCGAAAAGGGCATTGTCAGCCGCTGTGCGCAGGAACAAGACCGCCGCAGCGTGATGGTGGCATTGACGCCACAAGGCGATGCCCTGTTTCAGCAGGTTTTTCCGGAACATCTGGCCTATATGAAAACGGCGTTCGATTTGCTGGAGCCGTCAGACATGGATGTGCTTTGCCAGCAACTGGAGCGTTTGCGTGCAGCCTTTAACCAGGTTTTGGAGCAGAAGAAACATGAAATCGAATGA